In Paraburkholderia aromaticivorans, a single window of DNA contains:
- a CDS encoding acetolactate synthase large subunit: MKASDLFVKALENEGVERIFAVPGEENLDVLDSLRRSGIELIVTRHEQSAAFMAATHGRLTGKPGVCMATLGPGALNLVTGAAYAHLGAMPVILITGQKAIMTARQARFQIVDIVATMKPLTKASRQIVNGASIPTMVREAFRVAAEERPGPVHLELPEDVAGSEVGGDIPLIPLHAVDQPVAGQAAIEQAAALLKCARRPLVMFGAASNRPRLAGQLTDFIRRTGMPYFNTQMGKGTVSAIGREEAAELWMGTAALSERDYLHEAIDRADLILAIGHDTVEKPPFIMGPGGPMVIHVGYTPANVEQVFFPHAEVVGDLGLSLGRLADLLEGKLPHAAALAPLREDILRRTLGRAEESRFPLTPQRIVHDVRKIMPADGIVALDNGMYKLWFARCYRTRSANTLLLDNALATMGAGLPSAMMAAILYPDRRVMAVCGDGGFMMNSQELETAVRLKLNLVVLIIQDDAYGMIRWKQAVDNFADWGLTFGNPDFVKYADAYGAKGRRIETAEALAPALESAFGEGGVQLVIVPVDYSENVRVFVEELGNRVMEVGQ; the protein is encoded by the coding sequence GTGAAAGCATCCGACCTGTTCGTCAAGGCCCTGGAGAATGAAGGTGTCGAACGCATCTTCGCCGTGCCGGGCGAGGAAAACCTCGATGTCCTGGATTCGTTGCGGCGCTCGGGTATCGAACTCATCGTGACTCGCCATGAACAATCGGCGGCGTTCATGGCGGCCACTCATGGGCGCCTGACCGGAAAGCCTGGCGTTTGTATGGCGACGCTCGGCCCTGGCGCGTTGAATCTCGTGACAGGCGCGGCTTACGCTCATCTGGGTGCGATGCCGGTGATACTGATCACCGGTCAGAAGGCCATCATGACAGCGCGTCAGGCTCGCTTTCAGATTGTCGACATCGTGGCGACGATGAAACCGCTCACCAAGGCGTCCCGGCAGATTGTCAATGGCGCCAGCATTCCGACCATGGTGCGCGAGGCATTCCGGGTGGCTGCGGAAGAGCGGCCTGGTCCGGTGCATCTCGAGTTGCCGGAAGACGTGGCCGGCTCGGAGGTAGGTGGCGACATCCCGTTGATTCCATTGCATGCGGTCGACCAGCCCGTCGCCGGGCAGGCAGCAATCGAGCAGGCTGCGGCCTTGCTGAAGTGCGCCAGGCGTCCGCTGGTCATGTTCGGCGCGGCCAGCAACCGGCCCCGTCTTGCCGGGCAGTTGACCGACTTCATCCGGCGCACGGGCATGCCGTACTTCAACACGCAAATGGGTAAGGGGACCGTGTCCGCAATCGGTCGCGAAGAAGCGGCTGAACTCTGGATGGGAACGGCGGCGCTGAGCGAACGCGATTACCTGCACGAGGCGATCGATCGCGCCGATCTGATCCTCGCCATCGGCCACGACACGGTAGAGAAGCCGCCGTTCATCATGGGCCCCGGTGGCCCGATGGTTATTCACGTCGGATATACGCCGGCCAATGTCGAACAGGTGTTCTTCCCGCACGCGGAGGTGGTCGGAGACCTCGGTTTGAGTCTTGGCCGTCTGGCTGATCTGCTGGAGGGAAAACTGCCGCACGCGGCGGCGTTGGCGCCGCTGCGCGAAGATATCCTGAGACGCACGCTGGGACGGGCGGAGGAATCGCGCTTTCCATTGACTCCGCAACGCATCGTCCACGACGTGAGGAAGATCATGCCAGCCGACGGCATCGTTGCGCTCGACAATGGCATGTACAAGCTCTGGTTCGCGCGATGCTACAGAACCCGTAGCGCGAATACGCTCTTGCTCGACAATGCGCTGGCAACCATGGGAGCGGGCTTGCCATCGGCGATGATGGCCGCGATTCTTTATCCGGACCGTCGTGTCATGGCCGTTTGCGGCGACGGCGGCTTCATGATGAACTCGCAGGAACTCGAGACGGCGGTGAGACTGAAGCTCAATCTCGTCGTGCTGATCATTCAGGACGATGCCTACGGAATGATTCGCTGGAAGCAGGCCGTCGATAACTTCGCTGACTGGGGACTGACGTTCGGTAACCCTGATTTCGTCAAATATGCGGATGCGTACGGCGCAAAGGGCAGGCGCATTGAGACGGCGGAGGCTTTGGCTCCGGCATTGGAGAGCGCATTCGGCGAAGGCGGGGTACAACTGGTCATCGTCCCGGTTGACTACTCGGAAAACGTCCGCGTTTTTGTCGAGGAACTGGGCAATCGGGTCATGGAGGTCGGGCAATGA
- a CDS encoding zinc-dependent alcohol dehydrogenase family protein, giving the protein MKIKAAVLEAMGAAYPYAVSRPLRIDEVNLAPPGPDEVLIKIAAAGLCHSDLSVINGDRPRPMPMALGHEAAGVVAELGTGVTDLRIGDHVVVVFVPSCGHCAPCAEGRPALCEPGAAANGAGTLLSGGRRLTRDGETLNHHLGCSVFAEYATVSRRSVVRIDASVPLDEAALFGCAVLTGVGAVVNTAQVRVGSSVAVVGLGGVGLAALIGAQAAGARQIIAVDLSDAKLEQARALGATHTVNAGRDDAVEQIRALSSGGVEFAFEFAGAIRALDLAYRITRRGGMTVTAGLPPSTALWPLPAVSLVAEERTLKGSYIGTCVPARDIPHYIDLYMQGRLPVNKLLTGRLALDEINHGFDLLHEGKAVRQVVVFE; this is encoded by the coding sequence ATGAAGATCAAGGCAGCAGTTCTGGAAGCAATGGGCGCAGCGTATCCGTATGCCGTTTCCCGTCCGTTACGTATCGACGAGGTTAACCTTGCGCCGCCAGGGCCTGATGAAGTGCTTATCAAAATCGCCGCTGCGGGGTTGTGTCACTCCGACCTGTCCGTGATCAACGGCGATCGGCCGCGCCCCATGCCGATGGCGCTCGGACACGAGGCCGCTGGCGTCGTGGCGGAGCTAGGGACAGGCGTTACCGATCTACGGATTGGCGATCATGTGGTGGTGGTGTTCGTGCCGAGTTGCGGCCATTGCGCGCCATGCGCCGAAGGCCGGCCTGCCTTGTGCGAGCCGGGCGCGGCGGCGAACGGGGCCGGCACCCTGCTCTCCGGCGGGCGTCGACTTACGCGTGATGGCGAGACATTGAACCACCACCTTGGATGTTCGGTGTTTGCCGAATACGCGACCGTATCGCGGCGCTCGGTCGTCAGGATCGATGCCAGTGTGCCGCTCGACGAAGCCGCGCTATTCGGATGTGCCGTGCTCACAGGCGTCGGCGCGGTGGTGAATACGGCGCAAGTCCGAGTTGGCTCTTCTGTTGCCGTGGTTGGCCTGGGGGGAGTGGGGCTGGCAGCCCTTATTGGCGCGCAAGCGGCTGGCGCTCGCCAGATCATCGCGGTCGACCTGTCCGATGCGAAACTGGAGCAGGCGCGCGCCTTGGGCGCCACTCACACGGTCAACGCGGGTCGCGATGACGCCGTCGAGCAGATCCGCGCATTGAGCTCAGGTGGGGTCGAGTTTGCCTTCGAATTCGCAGGCGCCATTCGCGCGCTGGACCTCGCCTATCGCATCACCCGTCGCGGTGGGATGACCGTCACCGCGGGTCTGCCGCCGTCTACTGCGCTATGGCCACTGCCGGCAGTGAGTCTGGTCGCTGAAGAGCGCACACTGAAAGGCAGCTATATTGGCACGTGCGTGCCGGCTCGCGACATTCCCCATTACATCGATCTTTACATGCAGGGCAGGCTGCCGGTCAACAAGCTACTTACCGGCCGTCTGGCGCTAGACGAGATCAATCACGGCTTCGATCTGCTCCACGAAGGAAAAGCGGTTCGACAGGTCGTAGTGTTTGAATAG
- a CDS encoding IS630 family transposase, producing the protein MRIAAKVELSEAQREQLETWAKGRRVPVRLAERAKMILLAAQGKTDKEIGADLAIWRGTVARWRARFIADGVTGIEGDETRPGRKPKISARKVKSIVTLTTQQRPDNATHWSTRSMAAVAGVSAASVRRIWQAHGLKPHRVESFKVSNDKHFVEKLEDIVGLYLDPPEHALVLCCDEKSQIQALDRTQPGLPLKRGRCQTMTHDYKRHGVTTLFAAMNTLDGSVIGQCQTKHRHQEWLSFLRKIDRNTPKGKELHLIADNYATHKHPEVKAWLAKHPRFHMHFTPTSASWLNMVERFFRDLSENQLRRAVFRSVPELISTIEQYVEKHNHHPKPFIWTAKASDILAKVTRARSKLNKMQSV; encoded by the coding sequence ATGAGAATCGCGGCGAAAGTTGAGCTGAGTGAAGCACAGCGCGAACAGTTAGAGACATGGGCTAAAGGTCGGAGGGTCCCGGTTCGACTGGCCGAGCGTGCCAAGATGATTTTGCTCGCGGCGCAGGGCAAGACGGACAAAGAGATCGGTGCGGACCTTGCTATCTGGCGAGGCACGGTGGCACGCTGGCGCGCTCGCTTTATAGCTGACGGTGTGACCGGAATCGAGGGGGATGAGACGCGACCCGGGCGCAAGCCGAAGATCTCCGCCCGCAAGGTCAAGAGCATCGTGACGCTGACGACGCAGCAGCGTCCGGATAACGCGACGCATTGGAGTACGCGCAGCATGGCGGCGGTGGCCGGCGTCAGTGCCGCGAGCGTGCGGCGCATCTGGCAAGCGCACGGCCTCAAGCCGCATCGGGTAGAGAGCTTCAAGGTATCGAACGACAAGCACTTCGTCGAGAAACTCGAGGACATCGTTGGGCTGTATCTCGATCCCCCGGAGCACGCATTGGTCTTGTGCTGCGATGAGAAGAGCCAGATCCAGGCGCTTGACCGGACCCAGCCGGGATTGCCGCTCAAGCGTGGTCGCTGTCAAACGATGACACACGATTACAAGCGCCATGGTGTGACGACGCTGTTTGCCGCGATGAACACGCTCGACGGGAGTGTCATTGGCCAGTGCCAGACAAAACATCGTCACCAGGAGTGGCTGAGCTTCTTGCGCAAGATCGATCGCAACACGCCCAAGGGCAAGGAACTGCATTTGATCGCTGACAACTATGCAACTCATAAGCATCCCGAGGTAAAGGCGTGGCTTGCCAAGCATCCGCGATTCCACATGCATTTCACGCCCACCAGTGCCTCCTGGCTCAACATGGTCGAGCGCTTCTTTCGTGACTTGTCAGAGAACCAGTTGCGACGTGCGGTCTTCCGCTCGGTACCTGAATTGATCTCCACCATCGAACAGTACGTGGAGAAGCACAATCATCATCCGAAACCGTTCATCTGGACGGCAAAGGCTTCCGACATCCTGGCCAAAGTCACGCGTGCCAGGTCCAAGCTGAATAAGATGCAATCCGTTTGA
- a CDS encoding IS91 family transposase, whose amino-acid sequence MRPALEVADIFRQCGPSFRLSHAEGLSRVQRRVMSAIELCRTAALGAHLEQCDACGHQRISYDSCRNRHCPKCQSLARAQWLERRHAELLPSTEYFHVVFTLPETIAALAFQNRRTLYDLLFRASAETLRTIAADPKHLGAEIGFLTILHTWGQNLQHHPHVHCVVPGGGISPDGERWIACRPGFFLSVRVLSRLFRRLFLQQLRRAYDAGGLRLHGQFESLSDPVEFAAWLAPAARAEWVVYAKPPFGGAEHVLDYLGRYTHRVAISNNRLLAFDGHTVQFCWKDYRHESRQRTMTLTADEFIRRFLLHVLPDGFKRIRSYGWLANCHRADKLATCRQLLGVEAPAAAAAEPGEDYRDRYQRLTGKSLRDCPVCGKGHMLRIEDMPGSLPRAPPGPTHAR is encoded by the coding sequence ATGCGGCCGGCGCTCGAAGTGGCGGACATTTTCCGCCAGTGTGGGCCCAGTTTCCGGCTATCCCATGCCGAGGGGCTCAGTCGTGTGCAGCGACGCGTGATGAGTGCCATCGAGCTGTGTCGTACCGCAGCGCTTGGTGCCCATCTCGAGCAGTGCGATGCATGCGGCCATCAGCGCATCAGTTACGACTCGTGTCGTAACCGGCACTGTCCGAAATGCCAGTCACTCGCCCGCGCGCAATGGCTCGAACGCCGGCATGCGGAACTCCTCCCCTCGACCGAGTATTTCCATGTCGTCTTCACGCTTCCCGAAACCATCGCCGCTCTCGCGTTCCAGAACAGGAGGACGCTCTACGATCTGCTGTTCCGCGCCAGCGCCGAAACGTTGCGCACGATCGCCGCCGATCCGAAGCACCTGGGCGCCGAGATCGGCTTCCTCACGATCCTGCATACGTGGGGACAGAATCTGCAGCATCACCCTCATGTGCATTGCGTTGTGCCGGGCGGCGGCATCTCCCCGGACGGCGAGCGCTGGATCGCCTGCCGTCCCGGCTTCTTCCTTTCCGTGCGGGTCCTGTCACGGCTCTTTCGCCGCCTGTTTCTCCAACAGCTGCGCCGCGCTTACGACGCCGGCGGGCTGCGCCTGCACGGTCAGTTCGAATCCCTGAGCGATCCCGTCGAATTCGCAGCCTGGCTTGCACCCGCGGCACGGGCGGAGTGGGTGGTCTACGCCAAACCACCCTTTGGCGGTGCCGAACACGTGCTCGATTACCTGGGCCGCTACACCCACCGCGTCGCCATCTCCAACAACCGGCTGCTCGCCTTCGACGGGCACACCGTGCAGTTCTGCTGGAAGGACTACCGGCACGAGTCCAGACAAAGGACCATGACGCTCACGGCCGACGAGTTCATCCGTCGCTTCCTGCTGCATGTGCTGCCTGACGGCTTCAAGCGCATTCGCAGCTACGGGTGGCTCGCCAACTGCCACCGTGCCGACAAGCTCGCCACCTGCAGGCAGCTGCTCGGTGTCGAGGCTCCCGCTGCTGCCGCAGCCGAGCCCGGGGAAGACTACCGTGACCGCTACCAGCGACTCACCGGCAAGTCACTGCGCGACTGCCCCGTATGTGGCAAGGGACACATGCTCCGCATCGAAGACATGCCCGGCAGCCTTCCACGAGCCCCGCCAGGTCCCACCCATGCGCGCTAG
- a CDS encoding integrase → MDLLQEGVDPSVIALWLGHESVETTQVYLDANLTLKQEVLDRTTPPTGTPGRYRPDDRLLAFLKGL, encoded by the coding sequence ATGGATCTGCTGCAAGAAGGCGTCGACCCCTCGGTAATCGCACTGTGGCTCGGTCACGAATCGGTGGAAACCACACAGGTCTACCTGGACGCCAACCTGACGTTGAAGCAGGAGGTTCTGGATAGAACCACGCCCCCAACAGGTACGCCGGGAAGATATCGACCAGATGACCGATTGCTGGCGTTCTTGAAGGGCCTGTAG
- a CDS encoding IS110 family transposase, with the protein MKLTPVGIDIAKAVFQVHYVDGETGEIVNKPIKRAKFLEYFANRAPCLIGMEACGGAQHWARALTRMGHQVRLIPAEFAKAFNIRNKNDAADARAIWLAVQQPGRPVAVKTEAQQAVLALHRMRQQLVKFRTMQINSLRGLLTEYGEVMGKNRSALDKAIPVVLARVAERLPAVLIDTLREQWNGLTKLDEQIAEIERRLRQWMKEDQAVKAIIAIPGVGVLTATAAVATMGDAKAFRSGREFAAWIGLVPKQTGSGGKVSLLGISKRGDTYLRTLLIHGARSVLHHAKEPGPWVEQISKRRPVNVVIVALANKMARMIWAILAHERQYQKGYVSAKPA; encoded by the coding sequence ATGAAGCTTACGCCAGTTGGAATTGACATTGCAAAGGCCGTCTTTCAGGTCCACTACGTGGATGGAGAAACCGGCGAGATTGTGAACAAGCCGATCAAACGGGCAAAGTTCCTTGAGTATTTTGCGAACCGTGCACCCTGCCTGATCGGTATGGAAGCGTGTGGTGGTGCGCAGCACTGGGCACGAGCGCTGACGAGGATGGGACACCAGGTAAGACTAATCCCTGCGGAGTTTGCCAAGGCGTTCAACATCCGAAACAAGAACGATGCGGCGGACGCACGGGCGATCTGGCTGGCCGTGCAGCAACCTGGCAGGCCGGTCGCGGTCAAGACAGAAGCACAGCAGGCGGTGCTGGCGCTGCACCGGATGCGGCAGCAGTTGGTTAAGTTCCGGACGATGCAGATCAACAGTCTGCGTGGCTTGCTGACCGAATACGGCGAAGTGATGGGCAAGAACCGCTCGGCATTGGACAAAGCAATACCAGTCGTGCTGGCAAGGGTCGCAGAGCGTCTGCCGGCGGTCCTGATAGATACGCTGCGCGAACAGTGGAACGGCTTGACTAAGCTGGATGAGCAGATTGCTGAAATCGAGCGGCGGTTACGTCAGTGGATGAAGGAAGACCAAGCGGTTAAAGCGATTATCGCGATTCCGGGTGTCGGCGTACTGACGGCGACAGCGGCGGTTGCGACGATGGGCGATGCGAAAGCCTTCAGATCCGGACGGGAGTTTGCCGCCTGGATTGGACTTGTGCCGAAGCAGACGGGCTCGGGTGGCAAGGTAAGCCTGCTGGGTATCAGCAAACGCGGAGATACGTATCTCCGCACGCTGCTGATTCACGGCGCGCGCAGCGTGCTGCATCACGCGAAGGAACCGGGTCCATGGGTCGAGCAGATCAGCAAACGACGGCCAGTGAATGTGGTGATCGTGGCGCTCGCCAACAAGATGGCGAGAATGATCTGGGCGATCCTGGCGCATGAGCGGCAGTACCAGAAAGGATACGTCAGCGCGAAGCCAGCATAA
- a CDS encoding IS110 family transposase — MKYSGIDLHSNNSVVTVTDEADRVVAEKRMPNDLPKILAFLSPWRAELAGVVVESTFNWYWLVDGLQEAGFKVHLANTTAIKKYDGLKHSGDETDARYLAHLLRLGILPTGTILPPQQRAVRDLARKRMQLVRSRTSHILAVENITARQFGKRITSNQVKRLDGETIKQMHLPDDIALAVQANVAVITTLCTQIDLLEKRLHEKVAPNPDYTLLTTVPGIGQTLATVILLEVGTIERFASAGTFASYARCVDSQHMSNGKKKGEGNTKNGNPYLSWAFIEAANFALRYCAEAKRFYERKKVKTNTILARKALAHKLARACFHMLKEHKPFDITRCFT, encoded by the coding sequence ATGAAATATAGCGGAATTGACCTGCATTCGAATAACAGCGTCGTGACTGTGACCGATGAGGCGGACCGGGTGGTCGCGGAAAAGCGCATGCCTAACGACTTGCCAAAAATCCTTGCGTTTCTTTCACCATGGCGAGCGGAGCTGGCCGGCGTCGTGGTCGAATCCACCTTCAACTGGTACTGGCTTGTCGACGGGTTGCAGGAAGCGGGCTTCAAAGTGCATCTCGCCAATACGACGGCTATCAAGAAATACGATGGACTCAAACACAGCGGCGATGAGACCGATGCGCGTTACCTGGCTCACCTGCTGCGGCTGGGGATACTTCCGACAGGGACCATCCTGCCGCCACAACAGCGTGCCGTTCGTGATCTTGCAAGGAAACGGATGCAACTCGTACGAAGTCGCACCAGCCACATCCTCGCGGTCGAGAACATTACGGCACGCCAGTTCGGCAAGCGAATCACGAGCAACCAGGTCAAGCGACTGGACGGAGAAACCATCAAACAAATGCACCTGCCAGACGACATCGCACTCGCGGTTCAGGCCAACGTCGCGGTCATAACAACGCTTTGCACGCAGATCGACCTCCTGGAAAAACGTCTTCACGAAAAAGTCGCACCGAACCCTGACTACACGTTGCTGACGACGGTGCCGGGCATAGGTCAGACTCTTGCAACCGTCATTCTGCTGGAGGTGGGCACTATTGAGCGGTTCGCCAGCGCCGGCACCTTTGCTTCCTATGCGCGCTGCGTCGACAGCCAGCACATGAGCAACGGCAAGAAGAAAGGCGAAGGCAATACAAAGAATGGCAACCCGTATCTGTCCTGGGCGTTCATCGAAGCGGCCAACTTCGCGCTGCGCTATTGCGCTGAGGCCAAACGATTCTACGAGCGAAAGAAGGTCAAGACCAATACCATCCTGGCGCGCAAAGCTTTGGCGCACAAGCTCGCCCGCGCATGCTTCCACATGCTGAAGGAGCACAAGCCATTCGATATAACGCGCTGCTTTACGTAG
- a CDS encoding ABC transporter substrate-binding protein encodes MHSIDLTYMGSGTHEELIAHVADQEGYFEDEGVHVALRDGAAWKIERVRAGVTIGLGRTLLSRLTDGIQWTALAVNTHRPLFWFLGANGVQSMDDLRGRRLAIHGARTAPGVFGRIVLRKHGLDPDRDLECVERIPGDYQMDLRRLRDGSIDAAYVGSTLAPEQVANEEGFSVLCWVGDHFQIPTVGLVVDPARISLDDPALQALVRANKRALKTIAEQPSLAVKYITSMLGRLTSEEAEQHYERYVRPYFNSDGRVDLKVAQQGVAAVATELGIPVGTADQMYLPAL; translated from the coding sequence ATGCACTCGATTGACCTGACTTATATGGGGAGTGGTACTCACGAAGAGCTGATCGCGCATGTGGCCGATCAAGAGGGATATTTCGAAGACGAAGGTGTCCACGTCGCCCTCCGCGACGGAGCCGCGTGGAAGATTGAACGCGTGCGCGCCGGCGTAACCATCGGTCTGGGCCGGACTCTATTGTCGCGGCTGACCGACGGCATCCAATGGACGGCCCTCGCGGTCAACACCCATCGTCCGCTCTTTTGGTTCCTTGGCGCTAACGGGGTGCAATCCATGGACGATCTTCGAGGGCGCCGACTGGCGATCCACGGGGCTCGCACCGCCCCCGGGGTTTTCGGGCGGATCGTGCTGCGCAAGCACGGGTTGGACCCCGATCGCGACCTGGAATGCGTGGAACGAATCCCGGGTGACTACCAGATGGACCTGCGACGTCTTCGCGACGGCTCGATTGACGCGGCCTACGTGGGCAGCACGTTAGCGCCCGAACAGGTCGCCAACGAGGAGGGTTTTTCGGTGTTGTGCTGGGTGGGTGACCACTTTCAGATCCCCACCGTGGGACTCGTCGTGGACCCTGCGCGCATCTCACTCGACGATCCGGCCCTGCAGGCGCTGGTGCGGGCCAACAAGCGGGCGCTCAAGACGATCGCCGAACAACCCAGTCTCGCGGTCAAATACATCACTTCGATGTTGGGCCGACTGACCAGCGAGGAAGCGGAGCAACACTACGAGCGGTACGTCCGCCCGTATTTCAATTCCGACGGTCGGGTGGACCTCAAAGTCGCCCAGCAGGGGGTCGCCGCGGTCGCCACCGAACTTGGCATCCCAGTGGGAACCGCTGACCAGATGTATCTCCCGGCCTTGTAA
- the istB gene encoding IS21-like element helper ATPase IstB: protein MNASAYDAGRMALMLNELRLPTIGRLWSDFAERSDKEGWQASRLLGALLEHELAGRANRRIERHRTESHLDPTKTLATFDFGVVPMVSKAHVMALATGDSWLEKGATILLFGPPGGGKSHLGSAIGHALIDAGYRVLFTRTGEIVQKLQVARQSLQLPSALAKLDRFDLIILDDLSYVRKDQAETSVLFELIAERYERKSLLITANQPFSGWNDVFPDPGMTVAAIDRLVHHSTIFELNVESYRRRTASNNQKERRRQLPTDNPSGATTMIT, encoded by the coding sequence ATGAATGCCTCCGCTTACGATGCTGGCCGTATGGCACTGATGCTCAATGAGTTGCGTCTGCCAACGATCGGCCGCTTGTGGTCCGACTTCGCTGAACGCTCGGACAAGGAAGGCTGGCAGGCGTCCCGCTTGCTTGGTGCGCTGCTCGAACATGAGCTTGCCGGGCGGGCCAATCGAAGAATCGAACGCCATCGTACCGAGTCACATCTGGATCCGACCAAGACGCTCGCCACCTTCGACTTCGGCGTTGTCCCCATGGTATCGAAGGCGCATGTGATGGCGCTGGCCACCGGTGATTCGTGGCTCGAGAAAGGTGCCACGATTCTGCTGTTCGGGCCGCCTGGCGGGGGCAAAAGTCACCTTGGAAGCGCCATCGGACACGCGCTAATCGATGCCGGATATCGGGTGCTGTTCACGCGTACCGGTGAAATCGTGCAGAAACTCCAGGTCGCACGCCAAAGTCTGCAATTGCCTTCGGCGCTCGCCAAACTCGACCGGTTCGACCTGATCATCCTGGACGATCTGTCGTATGTGAGGAAGGACCAGGCCGAAACCAGCGTGCTGTTCGAGCTGATCGCTGAGAGGTATGAGCGGAAGAGTCTTCTGATAACGGCCAATCAACCGTTCTCGGGGTGGAATGACGTCTTCCCCGACCCCGGCATGACGGTGGCCGCCATTGATCGGCTCGTCCATCACTCGACGATCTTCGAGTTGAATGTTGAAAGCTATCGGCGCCGCACCGCTAGCAACAACCAGAAAGAGCGTCGCCGTCAATTACCCACGGACAATCCGAGCGGAGCGACAACCATGATCACCTGA
- a CDS encoding VOC family protein has translation MNSVQIEQKNYEMPPREGISIAHFLTVADIERSARYYEKVFGARILSLGDGNAPGYLQLANIWMILNVGGGPTPDKPTVTLSVPDPNHINNFLNFRVADIQACYELWKSRGAEFITEPIPKYGETRCYIRDPDGYIIEVGQSTDLVYG, from the coding sequence ATGAACAGCGTACAAATCGAGCAGAAGAATTATGAGATGCCCCCGCGAGAGGGGATCAGCATCGCGCATTTTCTCACCGTCGCCGACATCGAGCGATCGGCCCGATACTACGAAAAGGTCTTCGGCGCTCGTATTCTGAGCCTCGGTGACGGCAACGCGCCGGGGTACCTTCAGCTTGCGAATATCTGGATGATTCTGAACGTTGGAGGCGGGCCGACCCCGGATAAGCCGACGGTAACGCTCAGCGTCCCCGACCCGAATCACATCAACAACTTTTTGAATTTCCGCGTTGCAGATATTCAAGCGTGCTATGAATTATGGAAAAGTCGAGGAGCGGAGTTCATCACGGAGCCGATCCCCAAGTACGGCGAGACGCGCTGCTACATCCGCGATCCTGATGGATATATTATCGAGGTCGGACAGAGCACCGACCTGGTCTACGGTTGA
- a CDS encoding SDR family NAD(P)-dependent oxidoreductase → MAIALITGASRGIGAAIAAVLAERGYKVVVNHRASASQAEDVVATIVAAGGEAVAIKADVTEPNDVATMVDEIKQRWGEVDVLVHNALTPYDVTSFANLNWEQLGGKLNTELRAAFLTTKAVVPGMISRGHGRLIYMSTLLSRHPRDGMIALGTAKAALDQFVRYVALELAPHGITANLVAPTTVEGATSTGLVSPERLEALAASIPMRRLARPDEVANTVAFLASDASGFTTGHYIPVSGGFGME, encoded by the coding sequence ATGGCAATCGCGCTAATCACTGGAGCCAGCCGGGGCATTGGTGCGGCTATTGCGGCGGTTCTGGCCGAACGCGGATACAAGGTGGTCGTCAACCATCGCGCCAGCGCATCCCAGGCCGAGGACGTGGTCGCGACTATCGTCGCAGCCGGTGGAGAAGCCGTGGCGATTAAAGCCGACGTCACCGAACCTAACGATGTCGCGACCATGGTCGATGAAATCAAGCAGCGGTGGGGTGAAGTCGACGTTCTCGTGCACAACGCGTTGACGCCGTATGACGTTACCTCGTTCGCCAACCTGAACTGGGAGCAACTCGGCGGCAAGCTGAATACTGAGCTGCGGGCCGCCTTCCTGACAACGAAGGCTGTTGTGCCAGGAATGATTTCTCGTGGCCATGGGCGGCTGATCTATATGAGTACCCTGCTGTCGCGTCATCCGCGTGATGGAATGATTGCGCTGGGCACCGCTAAGGCCGCCCTGGACCAGTTCGTGCGGTACGTCGCTTTGGAACTGGCACCGCACGGCATCACCGCCAACCTCGTCGCACCGACCACCGTGGAAGGCGCTACTTCGACGGGGCTAGTCTCGCCCGAACGGCTGGAGGCGCTCGCGGCGTCGATACCGATGCGACGGCTCGCCCGTCCCGACGAGGTGGCCAACACGGTGGCGTTCCTGGCAAGTGACGCTTCGGGTTTCACCACCGGCCACTACATTCCGGTGAGTGGGGGCTTTGGAATGGAGTGA